From one Pirellulales bacterium genomic stretch:
- a CDS encoding YbhB/YbcL family Raf kinase inhibitor-like protein has translation MTTTIRPARLRRDRAIALAVSSFLALVVSGATGCGQTGGGPSVSAAASQSPGGTKMSITVSSEAFKAGEAIPKMYTGEGADRSPPLSWSGVPAGAKELALICDDPDAPTKEPWVHWVLYKIPAETKSLAEGIPRKERPPQPAGVLQGVNSFPSDHTGYRGPMPPPGHGVHHYHFTLYALDKPLDLESGLDKKALLAAMSGHILEQGEIVGTYQR, from the coding sequence ATGACAACCACGATTCGCCCCGCCCGCTTGCGGCGAGATCGCGCGATTGCGCTCGCGGTTTCATCATTTCTCGCACTCGTCGTCAGCGGCGCGACCGGTTGCGGGCAAACCGGCGGTGGGCCATCCGTATCCGCGGCGGCCAGTCAATCTCCCGGAGGCACCAAGATGTCGATCACCGTTTCCAGCGAAGCGTTCAAAGCCGGCGAAGCGATTCCGAAGATGTACACGGGCGAAGGAGCCGACCGCTCTCCGCCGCTCTCATGGTCCGGCGTGCCGGCAGGGGCCAAAGAACTTGCTCTGATTTGCGACGATCCCGACGCCCCGACGAAAGAACCGTGGGTGCATTGGGTGCTTTATAAGATTCCAGCCGAAACGAAATCGCTCGCGGAGGGCATTCCGCGCAAAGAGCGTCCGCCGCAGCCGGCTGGCGTTCTCCAGGGAGTGAATTCGTTCCCGAGCGATCACACGGGCTACCGCGGCCCGATGCCGCCGCCAGGGCACGGCGTGCATCACTACCACTTCACGCTCTACGCGCTCGACAAACCGCTCGATCTGGAATCGGGCCTCGACAAGAAAGCCCTCCTTGCCGCAATGAGCGGACATATCTTGGAGCAAGGGGAGATCGTCGGGACCTATCAGCGGTAG
- a CDS encoding DUF2252 domain-containing protein has protein sequence MHQHHSTEIAYSLVERLAQGKALRQRVPRTSHAQWSKSPDRPDPIEMLEQTSVGRLPELVPIRYGRMVRSPFTFLRGSAAAMAYDLAATPTTGIRVQLGGDCHLNNFGAFGTPERNLIFDVMDFDETLPGPWEWDLKRLAASFVVAGRSIGVAKRDCEDAAVAVARTYRERMRGYAEMRAIEVWYAHIDATVVMDLARVSDNRRARQPTLAKARSQVASHIFPRMTEVVDGHRRIVDRHPLVFHPKHDGRFEEEMHTFFKRYRESLSGDRRFLLSRYRIVDVAMKVVGVGSVGTRCAVILLLADDDDPIFLQYKEAGESVLAPYAGKSQYANQGQRVVAGQRMMQSSSDILLGWSAEEGRDFYFRQLRDMKAVINIDGLSASALIDYGEMCGWALARAHAKSGDAGLISGYLGKSDVFDRAIATFARDYADVTEQDHAAMLAAVKSGRIKAESEDAA, from the coding sequence ATGCATCAACACCATTCGACGGAAATCGCCTATTCCCTGGTCGAGCGCCTGGCGCAGGGGAAAGCGCTGCGGCAGCGCGTGCCGCGAACTTCTCACGCCCAGTGGTCGAAGTCGCCCGATCGTCCCGATCCGATCGAAATGCTCGAGCAGACGAGCGTGGGGCGGTTGCCGGAACTTGTGCCGATCCGGTATGGCCGCATGGTCCGTTCGCCGTTCACATTTCTGCGCGGATCCGCCGCGGCGATGGCCTACGATCTGGCGGCGACGCCGACCACCGGCATCCGAGTGCAGCTCGGCGGCGATTGCCATCTGAATAACTTTGGCGCATTCGGCACTCCCGAGCGGAACCTGATCTTCGACGTGATGGATTTCGACGAAACGCTTCCCGGCCCTTGGGAGTGGGATCTCAAGCGGCTCGCGGCGAGCTTCGTCGTGGCCGGCCGCTCGATCGGCGTGGCCAAGCGCGATTGCGAAGACGCGGCCGTGGCGGTCGCCCGCACGTATCGCGAGCGAATGCGCGGGTATGCGGAGATGCGGGCGATCGAAGTTTGGTACGCGCACATCGACGCCACCGTGGTGATGGACCTGGCCCGCGTGTCAGACAATCGCCGCGCTCGGCAGCCGACGCTGGCAAAGGCCCGGTCGCAAGTTGCCAGCCATATCTTTCCCCGCATGACCGAGGTGGTCGATGGCCATCGGCGGATCGTCGACCGCCATCCCCTGGTGTTTCATCCCAAGCACGATGGCCGCTTCGAGGAGGAGATGCACACGTTCTTCAAGCGGTATCGCGAGTCGCTTTCCGGCGACCGCCGCTTTCTGTTGTCGCGATATCGCATCGTCGACGTGGCGATGAAAGTGGTCGGCGTGGGGAGCGTCGGCACGCGCTGCGCGGTGATCTTGCTCCTGGCCGATGACGATGATCCAATCTTTTTGCAATACAAAGAGGCCGGCGAATCGGTGCTCGCCCCCTATGCCGGCAAGAGCCAATACGCCAACCAAGGGCAGCGAGTCGTCGCCGGGCAGCGGATGATGCAGTCCTCCAGCGATATTCTGCTCGGCTGGTCCGCGGAAGAAGGACGCGATTTCTATTTCCGCCAGCTTCGCGACATGAAGGCCGTAATCAACATCGATGGTCTGTCGGCCTCGGCCCTGATCGATTACGGCGAAATGTGCGGCTGGGCGCTGGCCCGCGCTCACGCCAAGTCGGGCGACGCCGGATTGATCAGCGGCTATCTGGGCAAGAGCGACGTGTTCGATCGCGCGATCGCGACATTCGCGCGCGACTACGCGGACGTGACGGAGCAAGACCACGCCGCCATGCTCGCCGCCGTGAAATCCGGCCGGATAAAGGCCGAGAGCGAAGATGCCGCGTGA
- a CDS encoding cytochrome b N-terminal domain-containing protein, with translation MISKLKALSNWLDNRTGYRHFVHEALYERIPGGARWRYVWGSTLVFTFGVQLITGIFLWMAYSPSAQTAWESVYFIQHEMQGGWLLRGLHHFTAQAMIVLLVLHLMQVVIDGAYRAPREVNFWLGLVLMLIVLGLSLTGYLLPWDQKGYWATRVATNLMSLVDKRLPALVIGGPDYGHHTLTRFFALHAGVLPGMLVFFLVLHVALFRRHGICHKTPVKGPDATFWSDQVLKDSVACLAVLVVVLLLIVRPTLPAVVGGNGVPANPSNLGAELGAPADPAHAYSAARPEWYFLFLFQFLKLFEGLGEKGEFFGAIIIPGLVMGFMFLMPILGRWKLGHRFNVGFTLLLLAGIGWLTASAYIEDHRAKWTDRAQFAEVETQIQQFGGDDKKMEQFFSGDQQKIAEFRRQKVAFEKYRKSDDYLKAVALANDDAERAMELAGRAERIPPTGALNMLREDSKTQGGRLFYQHCASCHMVFDPDLPPAEIHNKDQLARATAPNLYGFASRRWLERLLDPKLIAGPQFFGNTKHKKSDMVDFVTDRLHDPKLWKPDEVKQVVAALSAEADLPAQKVLDQTEQDPIGKGQARLKDTDRCGECHRFRDNGVELGSAPDLTGYGSNEWLVAFIGNPSHKRFYGTTNDRMPAFAKDADPSKNRLSPKEVRFLVNWLRGDWDAPADGP, from the coding sequence GTGATATCCAAGCTCAAAGCGCTCTCGAACTGGCTGGACAACCGCACGGGCTATCGGCATTTCGTGCATGAAGCGCTATACGAACGGATTCCTGGCGGCGCGAGGTGGCGCTATGTCTGGGGCAGCACGCTCGTATTCACGTTCGGCGTGCAACTGATCACGGGCATCTTTCTTTGGATGGCCTACAGCCCGAGCGCTCAGACCGCCTGGGAAAGCGTCTATTTCATCCAGCACGAGATGCAAGGGGGCTGGCTGCTTCGTGGGCTGCACCATTTCACGGCCCAGGCGATGATCGTGCTGTTGGTGCTGCACCTGATGCAGGTGGTGATCGACGGGGCCTATCGCGCGCCGCGGGAAGTGAATTTCTGGCTCGGTCTGGTGCTGATGCTGATCGTGCTCGGGCTGTCGCTGACGGGCTATCTGCTTCCCTGGGACCAGAAGGGCTATTGGGCCACTCGCGTGGCGACCAACTTGATGAGCCTCGTCGACAAACGGTTGCCCGCACTCGTGATCGGTGGGCCAGACTACGGCCATCATACGTTGACGCGATTCTTCGCCCTTCATGCCGGTGTGCTCCCGGGCATGCTCGTGTTCTTCCTCGTGCTGCACGTCGCCCTGTTTCGGCGGCACGGCATCTGTCACAAGACGCCGGTAAAGGGTCCGGATGCGACGTTTTGGTCGGATCAGGTGCTCAAGGATTCTGTGGCCTGCCTGGCCGTGCTGGTGGTGGTGCTGCTGCTGATCGTGCGGCCGACGCTGCCGGCCGTCGTCGGGGGCAACGGGGTGCCGGCCAACCCGTCCAACCTCGGAGCGGAACTCGGCGCCCCGGCCGATCCGGCTCATGCGTACTCTGCCGCTCGCCCGGAGTGGTATTTTCTGTTCTTGTTTCAGTTTCTCAAGCTCTTTGAAGGGCTCGGCGAGAAAGGAGAATTCTTCGGCGCGATTATAATTCCGGGCCTGGTGATGGGCTTCATGTTTTTGATGCCAATTCTTGGCCGCTGGAAATTGGGACATCGGTTCAACGTCGGTTTCACGCTGTTGCTGCTCGCGGGCATTGGCTGGCTGACTGCCTCGGCCTATATCGAAGACCACCGAGCGAAGTGGACCGATCGGGCGCAGTTCGCCGAGGTCGAGACGCAAATCCAGCAATTTGGTGGCGACGACAAAAAGATGGAGCAGTTCTTCAGTGGCGATCAGCAAAAGATCGCCGAATTCCGCCGCCAGAAAGTGGCCTTTGAAAAATATCGGAAGTCAGACGACTATTTGAAGGCCGTCGCTCTCGCCAACGACGACGCCGAGCGAGCAATGGAACTCGCGGGCCGCGCCGAGCGCATTCCGCCGACGGGCGCATTGAACATGCTGCGCGAGGATTCCAAGACCCAAGGGGGGCGATTGTTCTATCAGCATTGCGCGAGCTGCCACATGGTTTTCGACCCGGATCTGCCGCCGGCCGAAATCCACAACAAGGATCAACTGGCCAGGGCGACCGCGCCGAATCTCTACGGTTTCGCCAGTCGCCGCTGGCTCGAACGGCTGCTCGACCCCAAGCTGATCGCCGGCCCGCAATTCTTCGGCAATACGAAGCACAAGAAGTCCGACATGGTTGATTTCGTGACCGATCGGCTCCACGATCCCAAGCTGTGGAAGCCGGACGAGGTCAAGCAGGTGGTGGCAGCGCTGTCGGCCGAAGCGGACCTGCCGGCGCAGAAGGTCCTTGACCAGACTGAACAAGATCCGATCGGGAAGGGCCAGGCGCGCCTCAAAGACACCGATCGCTGCGGCGAATGCCATCGCTTCCGCGACAACGGAGTTGAGTTAGGCAGCGCGCCCGATTTGACCGGTTACGGTTCCAACGAGTGGCTCGTCGCGTTTATCGGCAATCCGTCGCACAAGCGGTTTTACGGCACGACCAACGATCGTATGCCGGCCTTCGCGAAAGATGCCGATCCGAGCAAGAATCGTCTGAGCCCCAAGGAAGTCCGGTTTCTCGTCAACTGGCTTCGCGGCGACTGGGATGCGCCGGCTGACGGGCCATGA
- a CDS encoding Rieske 2Fe-2S domain-containing protein translates to MANQAQETNPPPNPSPARHGAPHANGPKASAAGSNRRGFFARVAAVAIGALITVFPLAAGLFVFADPLRRGAAGRGFIKVTNLESVPDDDVPRAFPVVASCIDAWTCFPSEPIGAVFVRRKQGPAKLEVFQTTCPHAGCMLDYSASGNDFKCPCHNSAFHLDGQLDYGPSPRPMDSLAYEIRDNHGLKEVWVKFETFHTGIAEKIAKS, encoded by the coding sequence ATGGCGAACCAGGCTCAAGAGACAAACCCTCCTCCGAACCCGTCGCCGGCGCGGCATGGCGCGCCCCATGCCAACGGTCCGAAAGCCAGCGCTGCCGGCAGCAATCGCCGCGGTTTCTTCGCTCGCGTGGCAGCCGTCGCGATCGGCGCGCTGATTACGGTGTTCCCTTTGGCGGCGGGGCTATTTGTTTTTGCCGATCCCTTGCGGAGGGGAGCGGCGGGGCGGGGTTTTATCAAAGTGACGAATCTCGAGTCGGTTCCGGACGACGACGTCCCGCGAGCCTTTCCAGTCGTGGCCAGTTGCATCGATGCCTGGACTTGTTTTCCCAGCGAGCCGATCGGCGCCGTCTTCGTGCGGCGAAAGCAGGGCCCTGCGAAACTCGAGGTGTTTCAGACAACCTGCCCCCACGCCGGTTGCATGCTCGATTACTCGGCCTCGGGCAATGACTTCAAATGCCCGTGTCATAACAGCGCCTTCCACCTCGACGGCCAACTCGATTACGGCCCCAGCCCCCGCCCGATGGATAGCCTCGCCTACGAAATCCGCGACAACCACGGCCTGAAAGAGGTGTGGGTGAAGTTCGAAACCTTCCACACCGGCATCGCGGAGAAGATCGCCAAGTCGTGA
- a CDS encoding HAD family phosphatase: MFLYFDLGNVVARFDHLKGCRQIAEVAGIPPEQVFAAVFDSELSRRYGLGEISSHDFHAEFCRTTGASPKADRFFHAASDIFELNHSLLPVITALEDAGFRLGILSNTCECDWQRLMNSDYGILPAAFTVFALSFQIGALKPDPKIYRAAAELAGVAPGEILFCDDILGHVTGAREAGFDAVQYTSTPALVAELHDRGLRFNY, translated from the coding sequence ATGTTCCTCTACTTCGATCTCGGCAACGTCGTCGCGCGATTCGATCATCTCAAGGGATGCCGGCAGATCGCGGAGGTGGCCGGCATTCCGCCCGAGCAAGTATTCGCGGCGGTGTTCGACAGCGAATTGAGCCGGCGATATGGTCTCGGGGAGATTTCAAGCCACGATTTCCACGCTGAATTCTGCCGCACGACCGGCGCTAGCCCCAAGGCCGATCGATTCTTTCACGCGGCCAGCGACATCTTCGAACTGAATCATTCGTTGCTGCCCGTGATCACGGCGCTGGAAGACGCCGGCTTTCGGCTCGGAATCCTTTCCAACACCTGCGAGTGCGATTGGCAGCGCCTGATGAACTCGGACTACGGAATCCTGCCGGCGGCGTTCACCGTGTTCGCGCTTAGCTTTCAGATCGGAGCGCTCAAGCCCGATCCGAAAATCTATCGAGCGGCGGCCGAGCTGGCGGGCGTCGCCCCGGGAGAAATCCTCTTCTGCGACGATATCCTCGGACACGTCACCGGGGCGCGTGAGGCGGGCTTCGATGCCGTCCAGTACACGAGCACGCCCGCCCTCGTCGCCGAGTTGCACGACCGCGGGCTGCGCTTCAATTACTGA
- a CDS encoding DHH family phosphoesterase, with protein sequence MSINWPRLVEIIRGHQRFLLTSHIRSDCDALGSELGMAGVLESLGKEVLIVNGQPTPRNLQFIDPGRRLRTIGVDVQPNALESYEVLIVLDTSAWAQLGPMGDVLRSTKAKKIVIDHHVSGDDLGAEPFKDTAAEATGRLVVQAAEQLGVRLTPQIAVPLFAAIATDTGWFRFASTQPDTLRVAAMLMEAGVKPFELYNALYERDTLPRINLIGRTLARAQTELDGRLIHTSIRQEDFRATGAVASDTEDIINMTLTVVGTQAAIMLVELAVGGVKVSFRSRGQLDCSRLAEQFGGGGHKAAAGATLNEPFDVAQAKVLDAVRAAMNTGN encoded by the coding sequence ATGAGCATCAACTGGCCGCGACTGGTCGAAATCATCCGTGGTCACCAGCGGTTCCTGCTCACGAGCCACATTCGCTCGGACTGCGACGCCCTGGGAAGCGAATTGGGGATGGCGGGAGTGCTCGAGTCGCTCGGCAAGGAAGTGCTGATCGTCAACGGCCAGCCGACGCCGCGAAACCTTCAATTCATCGACCCGGGACGGCGACTGAGAACCATCGGTGTCGATGTTCAGCCCAATGCTCTCGAATCGTACGAAGTTCTGATCGTCCTCGACACGAGTGCCTGGGCGCAGTTGGGCCCGATGGGCGACGTGCTCCGATCCACCAAGGCGAAGAAAATCGTCATCGACCACCATGTCAGCGGCGATGATCTGGGTGCGGAGCCGTTCAAGGATACGGCCGCCGAAGCGACCGGCCGGCTCGTCGTTCAGGCGGCGGAGCAGCTTGGCGTTCGACTCACCCCGCAGATTGCCGTCCCACTGTTTGCCGCGATCGCGACCGACACCGGTTGGTTTCGTTTTGCCTCGACCCAGCCGGATACGCTCCGTGTGGCTGCCATGCTCATGGAAGCCGGAGTGAAGCCGTTCGAGTTGTACAACGCGCTCTATGAACGCGACACGCTCCCGCGGATAAACCTGATCGGCCGCACGCTGGCTCGGGCTCAAACCGAGTTGGACGGGCGGCTCATTCACACGTCGATCCGGCAGGAGGACTTTCGCGCCACCGGCGCGGTCGCCAGCGATACCGAAGATATCATCAACATGACGCTCACCGTCGTCGGCACTCAGGCGGCCATCATGCTGGTCGAGTTGGCCGTCGGCGGAGTGAAGGTCAGCTTCCGCAGCCGGGGGCAATTGGATTGCAGCCGATTAGCCGAGCAATTCGGCGGCGGGGGCCATAAAGCAGCGGCCGGTGCAACGCTCAATGAACCGTTCGACGTCGCCCAAGCCAAGGTGCTTGACGCCGTTCGCGCCGCCATGAACACTGGAAATTGA
- a CDS encoding ATP-binding protein: protein MSLKQRTDRAQDASKNVGVVDWLGATYPPEIQDRFRLVLNKVPVVLFTHDDQLRFTSIHNPLGQIPTGSIIGKTDLELAEIYAPEAAAELVEFKSEVLRTGRGARRTFFLSIFGNPCAFDLTAEPIRDADGRLVGLACAAIDVTEQQRAERALREANRQKDEFLAMLAHELRNPLAPIRGAVQLLQLFGSNVPDKGLAIEVIDRQVDMLARLVDDLLDVSRITRGKITVRREPVELSTAIQRAIDTTLPMIHSRGQTLSVSHSNEPLSISGDAARIEQVFCNLLNNAAKFMGAGGRIEVQCERVDAEAIVRVRDQGRGLAAESIPRLFESFYQVDQGLARSEGGLGLGLALAKRLVELHGGSIEALSEGLGRGSEFVVRLPLAVWPESSESPAGVPSGAARCAGGLRILIVDDSADAVTTLKLLLAVRGHEICTAGDGAEALTAFNDFDPQVVLLDIGLPGMDGYEIAKRIRQSANGEQVRIIATTGYGRDEDRHRAMEAGFDFHLTKPVNFKTLEELINGIRVS from the coding sequence ATGTCCTTAAAACAGCGCACCGATCGGGCGCAAGACGCGAGCAAGAACGTCGGGGTAGTCGATTGGCTCGGCGCGACATATCCGCCCGAGATTCAAGATCGATTTCGGCTCGTGCTAAACAAGGTGCCGGTGGTCTTGTTCACCCACGACGATCAGCTTCGCTTCACCTCGATTCACAATCCGCTGGGGCAGATTCCCACGGGCTCCATCATCGGAAAGACCGATCTGGAGTTGGCTGAAATCTACGCGCCCGAGGCGGCGGCGGAACTCGTTGAATTCAAGTCCGAAGTATTGCGGACCGGCCGCGGCGCGCGGCGGACCTTCTTTCTCTCGATTTTCGGCAATCCGTGCGCCTTCGACCTGACCGCCGAACCGATCCGGGATGCGGACGGTCGGCTGGTCGGGCTGGCCTGCGCCGCGATCGATGTCACCGAGCAGCAGCGAGCCGAACGGGCGCTGCGCGAGGCCAATCGTCAAAAGGACGAATTCCTGGCGATGCTGGCCCACGAGCTGCGCAATCCGCTGGCACCGATTCGCGGCGCGGTGCAATTGCTGCAACTTTTCGGTTCGAACGTGCCGGACAAAGGGCTGGCGATCGAGGTGATCGATCGGCAGGTGGATATGTTGGCCCGGCTGGTGGACGATCTGCTCGATGTCTCGCGAATTACGCGCGGAAAGATCACCGTCCGCAGAGAGCCGGTGGAGCTTTCCACGGCGATCCAGCGCGCCATCGACACAACCCTCCCGATGATTCATTCCCGTGGGCAAACGCTTTCCGTTTCGCACTCCAATGAACCGCTCTCGATCTCGGGAGATGCGGCGCGCATCGAACAGGTCTTTTGCAATCTGTTGAACAACGCCGCCAAATTCATGGGGGCGGGGGGGCGGATTGAAGTTCAATGCGAGCGGGTCGACGCAGAAGCCATCGTCCGCGTTCGCGACCAGGGGCGCGGCCTAGCGGCCGAATCGATTCCGCGATTGTTCGAGTCGTTCTATCAGGTTGATCAAGGGCTCGCGCGCAGCGAAGGAGGACTTGGCCTCGGCTTGGCCCTGGCCAAACGGCTGGTTGAACTCCACGGCGGCTCAATCGAAGCTCTTAGCGAAGGTTTGGGACGCGGGAGCGAATTCGTCGTCCGGCTGCCGCTGGCCGTTTGGCCGGAGTCAAGCGAGTCGCCGGCGGGCGTTCCGTCGGGCGCCGCTCGCTGCGCTGGGGGACTGCGAATCTTGATCGTCGACGATAGTGCCGATGCGGTGACGACGTTGAAACTGCTGCTCGCAGTCCGCGGTCATGAGATTTGCACCGCTGGCGACGGCGCGGAAGCGCTTACGGCATTCAATGATTTTGATCCGCAAGTGGTCCTCTTGGACATCGGCCTGCCCGGCATGGATGGTTATGAAATCGCCAAGCGCATACGGCAGAGCGCCAACGGCGAACAGGTGAGAATCATCGCCACCACCGGTTACGGCCGCGACGAGGATCGCCATCGCGCGATGGAAGCCGGCTTCGATTTTCATCTCACCAAGCCGGTCAATTTCAAGACACTGGAGGAATTGATTAACGGCATCCGCGTTTCCTAG
- a CDS encoding DUF1559 domain-containing protein, translating to MPRHASAKLGFTLVELLVVIAILGILIGLLLPGLQATREAARRTQCQNNLRQYGFALQHFHNAFKTFPVGNVQDRWWGFQAKLLPFMESKDVYQMIDFGGFIWGRPRTCFEWCGAQPPELDPANRVLSVDKCPDDPSAGSIYPDSVFGNFGCTNYLGMMGTSSTANDGILFYAGSVRLSQVTDGSSHTIIMGERGVSNNLWGWPYCGYGDGTGDGDNLCSTQLGLCPGAPDGSHNFHFWSYHPDLVLFSFADTSVHSLDYEIDFQLFQALSTRAGGETVSVP from the coding sequence ATGCCGCGACATGCTTCCGCCAAACTCGGCTTTACGCTCGTCGAGCTGCTCGTCGTCATCGCGATTCTTGGCATCCTGATCGGGCTATTGCTGCCTGGCTTGCAAGCCACGCGGGAGGCCGCGCGGCGGACCCAGTGCCAGAATAATCTCCGGCAATATGGATTCGCATTGCAGCACTTCCACAATGCATTCAAGACCTTCCCCGTCGGAAATGTCCAAGATCGCTGGTGGGGCTTTCAGGCCAAGCTCTTGCCGTTCATGGAGTCAAAGGACGTCTATCAGATGATCGACTTTGGCGGGTTTATCTGGGGTCGTCCGCGTACCTGCTTTGAATGGTGCGGCGCCCAGCCACCAGAATTGGACCCCGCCAACAGGGTCCTCAGCGTCGACAAGTGCCCGGACGATCCGAGCGCCGGCAGCATCTACCCCGATTCAGTTTTCGGAAACTTCGGTTGCACCAATTATCTCGGGATGATGGGAACGTCGTCGACGGCGAATGACGGAATCTTGTTTTACGCCGGCAGCGTGCGGCTGAGCCAAGTCACAGATGGTTCCTCACACACAATCATCATGGGAGAGCGTGGGGTTTCGAATAATCTCTGGGGATGGCCTTATTGCGGCTATGGGGACGGCACCGGAGACGGTGATAATCTTTGCAGCACGCAACTGGGCCTTTGCCCCGGGGCGCCCGATGGCAGCCATAATTTTCACTTTTGGAGCTACCATCCTGACCTCGTGCTGTTCTCGTTTGCAGACACGTCCGTGCATTCGCTTGATTACGAGATCGATTTCCAGCTTTTCCAGGCGCTATCGACGCGGGCTGGAGGCGAAACGGTGAGCGTGCCGTAG
- a CDS encoding carbohydrate porin, producing MERTPASLRIRIALALFAVVIVALGIGIGTVCAQMPAANPVDAAFRADAACNGGNDQSKLPGGEEVESANKSETGDQSKEETFNVFGQGTVISQWHGTFHSPYSGPHSFLSENELATSETATLFMGLRLWDGGELYFDPEISGGLGLSDVFGVAAFPNGDIQRVGKPAPTPYVSHLYVAQTLGFGGDQEKVESGPNALAGSRDVSRLTVYLGKFAAEDFFDGNAYSHDARSQFMNWALEYNAAWDYPADTRGYTYGGVIELNEANWAFRYGLFAEPLVANGPDLDPHFDEAHGQAWELETRYRLFDHPGKARFLVYWNRADMGNYNEATFDPVFGLNIANTRKYSSKYGYGISLEQEFGKDLGGFLRWGWDDGHTETWAFTECDRTINFGLLLKGTKWCRADDAIGSGVAIDGLSAPHRNYLAAGGLGFELGDGRLNYAPEVAFETFYAFKFKKKQIWITPDLQLIGDPGYNQDRGPVVIGSLRLHAEF from the coding sequence ATGGAACGAACACCGGCTAGTCTCCGCATTCGGATTGCGCTCGCTTTGTTCGCGGTGGTGATCGTGGCATTGGGCATTGGGATCGGCACCGTGTGCGCCCAAATGCCTGCGGCCAATCCTGTGGACGCGGCCTTCCGCGCCGATGCCGCATGCAATGGCGGCAACGACCAGTCAAAGCTGCCCGGCGGCGAGGAAGTCGAATCCGCCAACAAGAGCGAGACCGGCGACCAGAGCAAAGAAGAAACGTTCAATGTCTTCGGCCAAGGGACGGTGATCTCGCAGTGGCACGGCACGTTTCATTCGCCGTACAGCGGGCCGCACAGTTTCCTATCCGAAAATGAGCTAGCGACCTCGGAGACGGCCACTCTGTTTATGGGTTTGCGGTTGTGGGATGGAGGTGAACTCTATTTCGATCCGGAAATCTCCGGCGGACTGGGGCTGAGCGACGTGTTCGGCGTCGCCGCATTTCCCAACGGCGACATTCAGCGGGTCGGCAAGCCGGCGCCGACTCCGTACGTCTCACATCTTTACGTAGCGCAAACGCTCGGTTTCGGCGGCGATCAGGAGAAAGTTGAGTCGGGACCGAATGCCCTGGCGGGGTCCCGGGATGTCTCGCGCTTGACAGTCTATCTCGGCAAGTTCGCGGCCGAGGATTTCTTCGATGGAAACGCGTATAGCCACGATGCCCGTAGCCAGTTCATGAACTGGGCCCTCGAATACAATGCGGCTTGGGACTATCCAGCCGACACGCGCGGCTACACCTATGGCGGCGTGATTGAACTGAATGAGGCGAACTGGGCCTTTCGGTATGGCCTATTCGCCGAGCCGTTGGTGGCGAACGGCCCCGATTTGGATCCTCATTTCGACGAGGCTCACGGCCAAGCGTGGGAACTCGAAACGCGCTATCGACTCTTCGATCACCCCGGGAAAGCGCGATTTCTAGTCTATTGGAACCGCGCCGACATGGGCAACTACAACGAAGCGACATTCGATCCGGTGTTTGGCCTGAATATCGCAAATACGCGCAAGTATTCATCGAAATACGGCTACGGGATCAGCTTGGAGCAAGAGTTCGGCAAAGACCTCGGTGGCTTCCTCCGCTGGGGCTGGGACGACGGTCACACGGAAACGTGGGCGTTCACGGAATGTGATCGCACAATCAACTTCGGTCTGCTCTTGAAGGGGACCAAATGGTGCCGCGCGGATGACGCGATCGGCAGCGGCGTGGCTATCGACGGCCTGTCGGCGCCGCACCGCAACTATCTCGCCGCCGGCGGATTGGGGTTCGAGCTGGGGGACGGCCGGCTGAATTACGCCCCGGAAGTCGCCTTCGAGACCTTTTATGCTTTCAAGTTCAAGAAGAAGCAAATCTGGATCACGCCGGATTTGCAGCTAATCGGCGATCCGGGTTACAACCAAGACCGCGGTCCCGTTGTCATCGGCAGTCTACGTTTGCATGCCGAGTTCTGA